The following are encoded together in the Triticum dicoccoides isolate Atlit2015 ecotype Zavitan chromosome 6B, WEW_v2.0, whole genome shotgun sequence genome:
- the LOC119326139 gene encoding protein MODIFYING WALL LIGNIN-1-like — MEKGGRGLSCRAAVCGIVVLLCATAFSCSLAAEFRRVKDEDMKLDGSLCSLPKSSAFELGVAAIAFLSVAQLVGTTAAATTMCASSSKPSKSVATRGRVAPVALLALSWVCFALAVILLATAASMNSGQRYGRGWMDGDCYIARNGVFGGAAALVVITALLILGLTFATKTAGGGSSTTACARGDAARTTTIRVDAATGAGAEQPGRRSKQ, encoded by the exons ATGGAGAAGGGAGGAAGAGGGCTGTCCTGCCGGGCCGCGGTCTGCGGCATCGTCGTCCTGCTCTGCGCCACCGCCTTCTCCTGCTCCCTCGCCGCCGAGTTCCGCAGAGTCAAG GACGAGGACATGAAGCTGGACGGCAGCCTCTGCTCCCTGCCCAAGAGCTCCGCCTTCGAATTGGGCGTCGCGGCCATCGCCTTCCTCTCCGTCGCGCAGCTCGTCGGCACCACCGCGGCGGCGACCACCATGTGCGCCTCCAGCTCCAAGCCCAGCAAGTCCGTCGCCACCAGAGGCCGCGTCGCGCCCGTCGCACTGCTGGCCCTCTCATG GGTGTGCTTCGCTCTGGCCGTTATCCTGCTGGCGACGGCGGCGAGCATGAACAGCGGGCAGCGCTACGGCCGGGGGTGGATGGACGGCGACTGCTACATCGCTAGGAACGGCGTGTTCGGCGGCGCCGCCGCGCTGGTCGTCATCACGGCGCTCCTCATCCTCGGCCTCACCTTCGCCACCAAAACCGCGGGGGGTGGCTCGAGCACGACGGCGTGCGCAAGAGGAGACGCCGCCCGCACAACTACCATCCGTGTCGACGCGGCAACAGGCGCGGGCGCGGAACAGCCGGGCAGGCGATCCAAGCAATGA